A region of the Dethiobacter alkaliphilus AHT 1 genome:
ATTCTGGAAGGCGATCCCTTGTTTATTACTGTGGCACTGGCCACGGCGGTTGTGGGCATCATAGCCTTTTCCGCTTCTATTCAGGGTTTTTTCCTGGACAACCTGAATATCCTGGAACGACTCTTTTTTGCCGCGGGAGCGCTTAGCCTTATCTATCCCGGTCTGTTGACAGATGGCGTCGGTGTAGCAATCCTTGGTGTGATTTTTGGCTTTCACTGGATAAAATTCAAAAAGAGTGGAGAGAAAGAACAATCAGCCGAAGCCTCGGCATGAATTAAAAACCGCTTCGGCTATTAGCCGGAGCGGTTTTACTAAAAATAAGAAAAATATTGCCAGCTGTACAAGTACCTGCTATTATCTAGGTTAATTGGATTTACCGGAGCGGGTAAGTATTTTTCCAGTGCTGTCCGGTAAAAATTGTACAGAGGTGAAAAATATTGCCCATGGTATTAATTATTCTGGTCATCAATATAGTCTATATTTCGTTGCTGACCGTGCGAACCATGTTTTTGCTAAAGGGAAAACGTTATCACGCTTCATTAATCAGTGCGGCGGAAGCATTTGTATTCGTTTTGGGCATTGGCCTGGTTATTGAAAACCTGGGTGAAATCCAGAACCTGATTGCTTATGCCGCCGGCTTTGCCATTGGAATTCTGGTGGGAACCCGCATCGAAGAATATCTGGCCCTGGGTTACGTGACGGTGAAAGTAATCAGCAAGCACACCGATTACCCCTTTGCCCAGATGTTAAGGGATAAAGGATTTGGA
Encoded here:
- a CDS encoding DUF2179 domain-containing protein; translation: MVLIILVINIVYISLLTVRTMFLLKGKRYHASLISAAEAFVFVLGIGLVIENLGEIQNLIAYAAGFAIGILVGTRIEEYLALGYVTVKVISKHTDYPFAQMLRDKGFGITSWLGEGRDGKRLVMEILTSRKNQRDLYNHIVAYDPEAFVISHEPQHFRGGFWVKKLRNYYQLQGEEQLPPAEEILPGMDPQAVEEIQQAEDINLDKYE